The segment TTTAGCTTTTAGCTCAGCTCTTGATCAAGCAAAACTCGTTCGGAATAAAGAAATTTCTCCGCTTGAACTCACCCAGCTTTACCTGGATCGAATCGAGAAATTTAATCCGCGATTAGGCAGTTTTTATACTGTGATGCGAGAGCAAGCGATCGCAGAAGCCCAGACGAAAACGAATCAGCTATCAGACGTGGAAATACCGCCGTTTCATGGAGTGCCGATCGCGATTAAAGATCTCAATGCAGTTGACGGCGTTCCCTGTTCTTATGGCTTGAAAGTTGCAAAGCAGCGACTTGCGACGCAGGACGACCTCGTGGTCAAAAAACTGAAACAAGCTGGATTTATTATTTTGGGGAAAACCGCAACGGCTCAGCTTGGTTCTTTTCCTTATACCGAACCGCCTGGATTTCCACCTGCCCGCAATCCTTGGAATTTAGACTATACACCTGGGGGATCGAGTGGGGGATCATCTTCGGCAGTTGCAGCAGGACTATGTGGAATTGCTCAAGGCAGTGATGGCGGGGGATCAGTTCGAGGTCCAGCGGCGTGTTGTGGGTTAGTCGGACTCAAACCCTCACGCGGTCGAATTTCGATGGCTCCCATCGGTGAAGCTTTCTCAGGATTTGCCGTGAATGGAGTCTTATCGCGAACTGTGGCGGATGCCGCCGCCTTTTTAGATATGACAGAAGGCTATGTCACGGGTGATCCTTATTGGCTTCCTTCCCCTGAGACTTCTTTTCTCGAGTCAACTCGACAGGAGTTAGAACCGTTAAAAATTGGATTAGTGAC is part of the Leptolyngbya boryana PCC 6306 genome and harbors:
- a CDS encoding amidase is translated as MDSVDLAFSSALDQAKLVRNKEISPLELTQLYLDRIEKFNPRLGSFYTVMREQAIAEAQTKTNQLSDVEIPPFHGVPIAIKDLNAVDGVPCSYGLKVAKQRLATQDDLVVKKLKQAGFIILGKTATAQLGSFPYTEPPGFPPARNPWNLDYTPGGSSGGSSSAVAAGLCGIAQGSDGGGSVRGPAACCGLVGLKPSRGRISMAPIGEAFSGFAVNGVLSRTVADAAAFLDMTEGYVTGDPYWLPSPETSFLESTRQELEPLKIGLVTAIEPAGKADRDCLAAVMKTARLLEEMGHSIEEITPDLSDMIEPFMIAWRNQTDVGVPPFLLEKVNQWLWWRAKFTPASRLVRSQQQLQIFARKIVKMFDQFDVLLTPTYMHPTIRVGEWKNLSPMRTIDEIIKWIAPCPAFNVSGQPGISLPAGFDQNGLPIGIQLVGRPADEATILALAAQLETIQPWAHLRPEAFSSSS